Proteins from one Acidobacteriota bacterium genomic window:
- a CDS encoding tetratricopeptide repeat protein — protein sequence MAKNSAHLLGWVRLAPLLLLALAVWVHRESQNEVWLQVQRAKECWREGRPQQAIRIYQSIYERYPDSRYTPEVLWELATLHYLQGESLEWAAHYFGILGGHYPAHALAAKALFRQAEIYEKDLDDNRRAVQIWESLLHMPGLSPQQRSRTLLRLASVYYKTEQFQAAQERLDALLEQTQEGETAQQARLLSGTIAQLQSRYEQSVDLLSEALRHPECPDCRLQAQLALIQSYEFLDRLPQAIEVARQLPTDNYPPAMKDDLIERLQDKLRLDR from the coding sequence ATGGCCAAGAATAGCGCCCACTTGCTGGGCTGGGTCCGCCTGGCTCCCCTGCTCCTGCTGGCGCTGGCCGTGTGGGTCCACCGGGAGAGCCAGAACGAGGTCTGGCTGCAGGTGCAGCGGGCCAAGGAATGCTGGCGCGAAGGGCGTCCCCAACAGGCCATCCGCATCTATCAATCGATCTACGAACGCTATCCCGACAGCCGCTACACCCCGGAGGTCTTGTGGGAGTTGGCCACCCTCCACTATCTTCAGGGCGAAAGCCTGGAATGGGCGGCTCACTACTTCGGCATCCTGGGGGGACACTACCCCGCCCATGCGCTGGCCGCCAAAGCCCTCTTCCGCCAAGCCGAGATCTACGAGAAAGACCTCGACGACAACCGCCGGGCCGTGCAGATCTGGGAAAGCCTTCTGCACATGCCGGGGCTTTCTCCGCAGCAACGCAGCCGCACTCTGCTGCGGCTGGCCTCGGTCTATTACAAGACCGAACAGTTTCAAGCCGCACAAGAGCGTCTAGACGCCCTGTTAGAGCAGACACAGGAGGGGGAGACGGCCCAGCAGGCCCGTTTGCTTTCCGGCACCATCGCCCAATTGCAGAGCCGTTATGAGCAGTCGGTCGACCTGCTCAGCGAAGCCCTGCGCCACCCCGAATGCCCCGACTGCCGTCTGCAGGCCCAACTGGCGCTGATCCAAAGCTACGAGTTTCTGGACCGGCTTCCTCAGGCCATCGAAGTGGCACGCCAACTGCCCACCGACAACTATCCGCCCGCCATGAAGGACGACCTCATCGAGCGGCTTCAGGACAAGCTGCGCCTTGACCGATGA
- the rpmG gene encoding 50S ribosomal protein L33 has protein sequence MAKKDGKRITVKMKSTESPYRYSTRKSKLNSPSRLELKKYDPVLRKHVLFKEEK, from the coding sequence ATGGCCAAGAAAGACGGCAAGCGCATCACTGTAAAAATGAAGAGCACCGAGAGCCCCTACCGCTACTCGACCAGGAAGAGCAAGCTCAACTCTCCCAGCCGGCTGGAACTCAAGAAGTACGACCCCGTCCTGCGCAAGCACGTACTTTTCAAGGAAGAGAAATAA
- a CDS encoding molybdopterin-dependent oxidoreductase, whose protein sequence is MSANKVPTTCVMDCPDTCSLEVEVAQGRIKHIKAGSDPSTGGFICSKVSRFGRRVDHPQRLLQPLRRCGPKGRGDFEPVSWQEAIGEIARRWKEIGARWGFEAILPYHYGGSNGFLSEGGIDRVLFARLGASRLLRTLCAAPASAAQKGLYGSMPGVAFTDFPEARFILLWGANPKASNIHLVPYLKEAKKRGAFIAVVDPQAHFTSSEVDLHLPVMPGADLPVALSMIRCWEDWGCLDEDFMSRHVSGAEPLLEAARGWTLEEASRASGVEAGLIEELARRYSGSHPALLRCGWGLERNRNGGQAIAAILSMPALLGKFGRRGGGYTLSNGAAVTLDWEGVFGAVPWTTREINMTPLGRLLNDEDLDPPIKSLYVYNCNPLSTVPNQNAVEKGLSRDDLFTVVHEQVMTDTCQWADLVLPATTFLEHRDIRRGYGIYRLGATRPVLSPRGEALPNQEVFLRLGRALELKDECFLWDGEKLLRRMAENLSSLAGQIDVSAVLSGKGQPLSFSGNGESRGPVQMRDVRPATPDGKIHLAPVQLGSRPYRWQPPGENGYPLALISPATGKMISSTLGEFNYPELTLKLHPRDARGRGLKDGERVRVFNGEGEVICRMRLSSRVRPGVAVLPKGAWNKSSLNGRTAVALCPDHVNEVAGGACFNDARVEVEAAD, encoded by the coding sequence ATGAGCGCAAACAAAGTGCCGACGACCTGCGTGATGGACTGCCCCGACACCTGCTCCCTGGAGGTTGAGGTCGCACAAGGACGCATCAAACACATCAAGGCCGGATCGGACCCGTCGACGGGCGGATTCATTTGCTCCAAGGTGTCCCGTTTCGGACGGCGCGTCGATCACCCGCAGCGCCTCTTGCAGCCTTTGCGCCGCTGCGGTCCTAAGGGACGCGGTGACTTCGAGCCCGTCTCCTGGCAGGAAGCCATCGGAGAGATCGCGCGGCGCTGGAAGGAGATCGGCGCCCGTTGGGGCTTCGAGGCCATCCTTCCCTACCACTACGGGGGGTCCAACGGATTCCTCAGCGAGGGCGGCATCGACCGTGTGCTGTTCGCGCGCTTGGGGGCTTCCCGCCTGCTGCGCACGCTTTGCGCCGCGCCGGCCTCGGCCGCGCAAAAGGGGCTCTACGGGTCGATGCCGGGAGTGGCCTTTACCGACTTTCCCGAGGCCCGCTTTATTCTGCTTTGGGGCGCCAATCCCAAGGCCTCCAACATTCACCTGGTCCCTTACCTGAAGGAGGCCAAGAAGCGCGGCGCCTTCATCGCCGTCGTCGACCCGCAGGCCCATTTCACCTCTTCGGAGGTCGACTTGCACTTGCCTGTCATGCCGGGCGCCGACCTTCCTGTGGCGCTTTCCATGATCCGCTGCTGGGAGGACTGGGGGTGCCTGGACGAAGACTTCATGTCCCGGCATGTCAGCGGGGCGGAGCCGCTGCTGGAAGCCGCCCGTGGCTGGACGCTGGAGGAAGCCTCGCGCGCCAGCGGAGTGGAAGCCGGGCTCATCGAAGAACTCGCCCGCCGCTATTCCGGCAGCCATCCGGCACTGCTGCGCTGCGGATGGGGACTGGAGCGCAACCGCAACGGCGGACAGGCCATCGCCGCCATCCTCTCCATGCCGGCCCTGCTGGGCAAGTTCGGGCGCCGCGGCGGCGGCTACACCTTGAGCAACGGCGCTGCCGTGACGCTCGACTGGGAAGGCGTCTTCGGCGCGGTCCCCTGGACCACCCGCGAGATCAACATGACTCCCTTGGGCCGTCTCTTGAACGACGAGGACCTCGATCCGCCCATCAAGTCGCTTTACGTCTACAACTGCAACCCTCTTTCCACCGTCCCCAACCAGAATGCGGTGGAGAAGGGTCTGAGCCGCGACGACCTCTTTACCGTGGTCCATGAGCAGGTGATGACCGATACCTGCCAGTGGGCTGATCTGGTGCTTCCCGCAACAACCTTTTTGGAGCATCGCGACATCCGCCGCGGATACGGAATCTACCGCTTGGGCGCCACCCGGCCGGTGCTAAGCCCGCGTGGAGAAGCCTTGCCCAACCAGGAAGTCTTTCTGCGCCTGGGGCGCGCTTTGGAGCTGAAGGACGAGTGCTTTCTGTGGGACGGCGAGAAGCTGCTGCGGCGCATGGCCGAGAATCTTTCCAGCCTGGCAGGCCAGATCGACGTCTCGGCCGTTCTGAGCGGAAAGGGCCAGCCGCTGTCTTTTTCAGGCAATGGCGAGAGCAGGGGACCGGTGCAGATGCGCGACGTGCGGCCCGCCACCCCGGACGGCAAAATCCATCTGGCGCCCGTCCAACTGGGGAGCCGTCCTTACCGCTGGCAGCCCCCGGGGGAGAACGGATATCCGTTGGCGCTCATTTCGCCGGCAACGGGCAAGATGATCTCCAGCACGCTGGGCGAATTCAATTACCCGGAGCTGACGCTGAAACTGCATCCTCGGGACGCGCGCGGGCGGGGACTGAAGGACGGAGAGCGGGTGAGGGTGTTCAACGGGGAGGGCGAAGTGATTTGCCGGATGCGCCTGAGCAGCCGGGTGCGTCCTGGAGTGGCGGTGCTTCCCAAGGGCGCCTGGAACAAGTCCTCCTTGAACGGACGCACGGCAGTGGCTCTCTGTCCCGACCACGTCAACGAGGTGGCGGGCGGAGCCTGCTTCAACGATGCCAGGGTGGAAGTGGAGGCGGCCGATTGA
- a CDS encoding BlaI/MecI/CopY family transcriptional regulator codes for MTSQQNIPELGPLEFALVRLLWKSGPASARQVLESYNRRSGKPLAYTTVMTLLTRLAEKDVLEVDRSRQPFQFSPRISREQLLRQRVHDFVDLFFEGRPLELALRLVEDTDLSQEEISRLEDMLERHKADREDGHDS; via the coding sequence ATGACCTCGCAACAGAACATTCCGGAGTTGGGTCCCCTGGAGTTCGCTTTGGTTCGCCTCTTGTGGAAGAGCGGACCGGCCAGCGCCCGGCAAGTCCTGGAAAGCTACAACCGGCGCAGCGGCAAACCCCTGGCCTATACCACCGTGATGACCCTGCTGACACGCCTGGCCGAGAAAGACGTGCTGGAAGTCGACCGTTCCCGTCAACCCTTCCAGTTCTCGCCGCGCATCAGCCGCGAGCAGTTGCTGCGTCAGCGGGTGCACGACTTCGTGGACCTGTTTTTCGAAGGGCGGCCCTTGGAACTGGCCCTGAGGCTGGTGGAAGACACCGACCTCAGCCAAGAAGAGATCTCGCGTCTGGAAGACATGCTGGAGCGGCACAAGGCGGACAGGGAGGACGGTCATGATTCTTGA
- a CDS encoding M56 family metallopeptidase, which yields MILDPSQGLIGWLGTGLLHATLLALLTWILTLTILRRCRPGLKAALWTVVLLKFLLPPVLPLPGEMAFSHWISQMSFRESLSRIPAPQDMGVPMPASSEPRSDVSQQARETESTPLWRALLAAYLLGAAALALRAGISAFRLRRWMARLPTAEGSLGRQVEELAGRLKLRRTPQLHLCEDDTSPFVTGLLRPRLVFPRRLIDLLEPSSREALIVHELAHIRRGDLWLRGLRNLARLLLFFWPPVWWVCRRVERSVEMACDHWALAVSGASPGTYARTLLLVAKRAGGSGPGLQQLAFATRRRPLEERFDMILKRKEWTLPRISWLTVVLMAAWAAFAWAGAAAGSQEQPQEKQEKTEAHYGTLKAAKERHMHAMQQERALIELKAQKMLAEKVSQADLDGDGDVSVEEYKEFLAQELEARKEEVYLNHPQADLNADGLISNRELKVFDMEQQVLEAKEGLRSDPEYPVDFHVMPTANRVAVAKFEPIHENQPLQDRQAAIEKLLREHPEIDADGDGKLSAEESKALRAKLEGLKQNNKRFPLVKRIKEKENN from the coding sequence ATGATTCTTGATCCATCTCAAGGCCTGATCGGCTGGCTGGGCACCGGACTCCTTCACGCCACCCTGCTGGCCCTGCTCACCTGGATCTTGACGCTGACCATCTTGCGGCGCTGCCGGCCCGGGCTGAAGGCCGCGCTGTGGACCGTCGTGCTGCTCAAGTTTCTGTTGCCTCCGGTGCTTCCGCTGCCGGGAGAAATGGCCTTCAGCCACTGGATTTCGCAAATGAGTTTCCGGGAGTCGCTCTCCCGGATTCCGGCGCCGCAGGACATGGGCGTTCCGATGCCGGCTTCATCCGAGCCGCGGAGCGACGTGTCGCAGCAGGCGCGGGAGACGGAAAGCACGCCTTTGTGGAGGGCCCTGTTGGCCGCCTACCTTTTGGGGGCGGCTGCTCTGGCCCTGCGGGCGGGGATTTCCGCCTTTCGCCTCCGGCGCTGGATGGCCCGGCTTCCCACCGCGGAGGGAAGTCTGGGCCGACAGGTCGAAGAACTGGCCGGACGGCTGAAGTTGCGGCGCACTCCGCAACTTCACCTCTGCGAGGACGATACCAGCCCCTTCGTGACGGGTTTGTTGCGTCCCCGCCTGGTGTTTCCCCGCCGCCTCATCGACCTTTTGGAGCCGAGCTCCCGCGAGGCTCTTATCGTCCACGAACTGGCTCACATCCGGCGCGGCGACCTATGGCTGCGCGGACTCCGAAACCTGGCCCGCTTGCTGCTCTTTTTCTGGCCTCCCGTGTGGTGGGTGTGCCGGCGCGTCGAGCGGTCGGTCGAGATGGCTTGCGACCATTGGGCCTTGGCCGTCTCCGGAGCGAGCCCCGGAACCTATGCCCGCACCCTGCTGCTGGTCGCCAAAAGGGCCGGCGGATCGGGTCCGGGACTGCAACAACTGGCGTTCGCCACCCGGCGGCGCCCCCTGGAGGAACGATTCGACATGATTCTGAAACGAAAAGAATGGACACTTCCGCGGATCTCCTGGCTGACCGTCGTTCTGATGGCAGCCTGGGCGGCTTTCGCCTGGGCCGGCGCAGCAGCCGGTTCCCAGGAGCAGCCTCAAGAAAAGCAGGAAAAGACGGAAGCCCACTATGGCACTCTCAAGGCGGCCAAAGAGAGGCACATGCACGCCATGCAGCAAGAACGCGCCCTGATCGAACTCAAGGCGCAGAAAATGCTAGCAGAGAAAGTTTCCCAAGCTGATCTCGACGGCGATGGAGATGTTTCGGTGGAAGAGTACAAGGAGTTTCTGGCGCAAGAACTGGAGGCGCGCAAAGAGGAAGTCTACCTCAACCATCCCCAGGCGGACCTGAACGCCGACGGGCTGATCTCAAACCGCGAACTCAAGGTCTTCGACATGGAGCAGCAGGTGCTGGAGGCCAAGGAAGGGCTCCGATCTGATCCCGAGTATCCCGTCGACTTCCACGTCATGCCCACCGCCAATCGCGTGGCCGTGGCCAAGTTCGAGCCAATTCACGAGAACCAGCCTCTTCAGGACCGGCAAGCCGCCATCGAGAAGCTCCTGCGCGAGCACCCGGAGATTGATGCCGATGGCGACGGCAAACTGTCGGCCGAGGAGTCCAAGGCCTTGCGGGCCAAGCTTGAGGGACTCAAGCAGAACAACAAACGCTTCCCGCTCGTGAAGCGGATCAAGGAGAAAGAGAACAACTAG
- a CDS encoding SufE family protein has translation MAQIPEKLQETIDNLALFPDRASRIELLMATADSFKPVPEEVAKRPFKEERRVKGCESEAFVFPVQREDGRLDFHFAVENPQGISAMAMARILQDSCSGAPLEQVIAVPQDIVYKIFGEELSMGKNMGLTNMVFMVQNEARKQQAGETGSEQ, from the coding sequence ATGGCGCAGATACCCGAGAAGCTCCAGGAGACCATCGACAATCTGGCGCTTTTTCCCGACCGGGCCTCGCGAATCGAACTGCTGATGGCCACCGCCGACAGCTTCAAGCCCGTTCCCGAAGAGGTGGCAAAGCGCCCCTTCAAAGAGGAAAGGCGCGTCAAGGGATGCGAATCCGAAGCCTTCGTCTTCCCCGTCCAGCGCGAGGACGGCCGCCTCGATTTCCACTTCGCGGTGGAAAACCCCCAGGGCATCTCGGCCATGGCCATGGCCCGCATCCTGCAGGACTCCTGCTCGGGGGCCCCTCTCGAGCAGGTCATCGCCGTCCCCCAGGACATCGTCTACAAGATCTTCGGAGAGGAGCTGTCGATGGGCAAGAACATGGGCCTGACCAACATGGTCTTCATGGTCCAGAATGAGGCCCGCAAGCAGCAGGCGGGCGAAACCGGCAGCGAGCAATAA
- a CDS encoding sulfurtransferase — protein sequence MSDIKSRGYAHPGVLVSTQWVADHLDDTGVRIVESNEDPLLYPSGHIPGAVEVDWTRDLNDQVCRDYLQQEDFEELMSRIGVTPDTTIVFYGDKNNWWACYAFWVFQLFGHKKCKVMDGGRIKWEKEDRPMTRDVEKYPPTDYRAPERDDATHRAFRDQVMEHIDDDGPLVDVRSPEEYSGERLHMPDYPNEGALRGGHIPGAKNIPWARAVDPESGTFKNADQLREIYEKEQGLRSGDNVIAYCRIGERSSHTWFVLTFLLGYPRVRNYDGSWTEWGNLVGVPIEK from the coding sequence ATGAGCGACATTAAAAGCAGAGGATATGCCCATCCCGGCGTCTTGGTCAGCACCCAATGGGTGGCCGACCACCTCGACGATACGGGGGTGCGCATCGTGGAATCCAACGAAGACCCGCTTCTGTATCCCTCGGGACATATTCCGGGGGCGGTAGAGGTCGACTGGACGCGCGACCTCAATGATCAGGTGTGCCGCGACTATTTGCAGCAAGAGGACTTTGAGGAACTGATGAGCCGGATCGGCGTGACGCCCGACACCACCATCGTCTTCTACGGCGACAAGAACAACTGGTGGGCCTGCTACGCCTTCTGGGTCTTCCAGCTCTTCGGACACAAGAAGTGCAAAGTCATGGACGGCGGACGCATTAAGTGGGAGAAGGAAGACCGTCCCATGACCCGTGACGTGGAAAAATATCCTCCCACCGACTACCGGGCTCCCGAGCGCGACGACGCGACCCACAGGGCCTTCCGCGACCAAGTCATGGAGCATATCGACGATGACGGTCCGCTGGTGGACGTGCGCAGTCCCGAGGAGTACTCGGGCGAAAGGCTTCACATGCCCGACTATCCCAACGAGGGCGCTTTGCGTGGAGGACACATCCCCGGCGCCAAGAACATCCCCTGGGCCCGCGCCGTGGATCCCGAGTCCGGCACCTTCAAAAACGCCGACCAACTGCGCGAAATCTATGAAAAAGAGCAGGGTCTGAGGTCCGGCGACAACGTCATCGCCTACTGCCGCATCGGAGAACGCAGCAGCCACACCTGGTTCGTCCTCACCTTTCTGCTGGGCTATCCGCGGGTGCGCAACTACGACGGAAGCTGGACGGAATGGGGCAACCTGGTGGGCGTGCCCATCGAGAAATAG
- a CDS encoding DUF6787 family protein, with protein MGDQGWMERMKVRWGVGPLGLVGVLAAFSLAGSSVLFVGRPILGWVLPQDAPTWLRVVGYLLLIVPLYQVLLLMWGTLFGQFRFFWEREKKLGRFLMGLLSGGKEEEQEHS; from the coding sequence ATGGGCGACCAAGGCTGGATGGAGAGGATGAAAGTGCGCTGGGGAGTCGGCCCTTTAGGGCTGGTCGGCGTGCTGGCGGCCTTTTCGCTGGCCGGCAGTTCGGTCCTTTTCGTGGGCCGTCCCATCCTGGGCTGGGTTCTTCCTCAAGATGCGCCGACATGGCTGAGGGTTGTGGGCTACCTGCTGCTGATCGTTCCCCTTTACCAGGTGCTGCTTCTGATGTGGGGAACGCTCTTCGGCCAGTTTCGCTTCTTCTGGGAACGGGAGAAGAAGCTGGGTCGCTTCCTGATGGGACTGCTGAGCGGAGGCAAGGAAGAAGAGCAGGAGCATTCTTAA